A portion of the Manduca sexta isolate Smith_Timp_Sample1 chromosome 20, JHU_Msex_v1.0, whole genome shotgun sequence genome contains these proteins:
- the LOC115443492 gene encoding carbonic anhydrase 7, translating to MASSLIAVIAVLAINVSLVLGWGYRASDQRRWAVLHPACGGRQQSPIAIAARQAIPISIPAMELIGYQNPLPGPLTITNNGHSVALTIPKYSSEEEKKGFRLPYIFGGPLDNEYEIEGLHFHWGDKNNRGSEHTLNDMRLPLEMHIIHRNKKYRNLAEALQHPDGLCVLAFFYQVVEFDAKLLTPIVKNLSAIENYNTSMQLPHTFSLSSILSGLDTERFYTYKGSLTTPPCAEAVTWVVFSDYLPISVFQMDNFRGLLSNLNLPLVDNFRQLQPLFGRRIFVRITSKNPKFKKTKLHYSKWDWVGHKKAENDVAEFDE from the exons ATGGCTTCGTCCCTCATAGCTGTCATTGCCGTTTTGGCGATTAATG taTCCCTGGTCCTCGGATGGGGTTACCGCGCATCCGACCAGAGACGCTGGGCTGTCCTGCACCCGGCGTGCGGCGGCCGTCAGCAGTCCCCCATTGCCATCGCAGCGCGGCAGGCAATCCCCATATCTATTCCGGCCATGGAGCTCATCGGATACCAAAACCCTCTGCCTGGACCTTTGACTATAACTAACAATGGACATTCAG tgGCCTTAACCATACCCAAATACAGCTCAGAAGAAGAAAAGAAAGGCTTCCGCCTGCCTTACATATTCGGTGGTCCTCTGGATAATGAGTATGAGATCGAAGGTCTTCACTTCCACTGGGGAGACAAGAACAACCGCGGCTCGGAGCATACTCTCAACGACATGCGCCTGCCTTTAGAGATGCACATTATCCACAGGAATAAGAAATATAGGAACTTGGCTGAAGCTCTGCAGCATCCTGATGGTCTTTGCGTTCTTGCTTTCTTTTACCAG GTCGTAGAATTCGACGCCAAGCTCCTTACCCCAATCGTGAAGAACCTGTCGGCAATCGAGAACTACAACACGAGCATGCAGCTGCCCCATACTTTCTCCCTCTCATCCATCCTCTCGGGGCTGGACACTGAGCGTTTCTACACGTACAAGGGCTCTCTCACTACCCCGCCTTGCGCTGAAGCCGTCACATGGGTCGTATTCTCGGACTACCTGCCGATTTCCGTGTTCCAG ATGGACAACTTCCGTGGTCTCCTCTCCAACCTGAACCTCCCTCTGGTGGACAACTTCAGGCAACTGCAACCACTCTTCGGGCGCAGGATCTTCGTCCGCATTACTTCCAAGAATCCCAAGTTCAAGAAGACCAAGCTCCACTACTCCAAATGGGACTGGGTTGGCCACAAGAAAGCCGAAAATGACGTCGCTGAATTCGACGAATAA
- the LOC115443493 gene encoding V-type proton ATPase subunit F — MALHAAVKGKLISVIGDEDTCVGFLLGGIGEINKNRHPNFMVVDKNTPVSEIEECFKRFVKRDDIDIILINQNVAELVRHVIDAHTAPVPSVLEIPSKDHPYDASKDSILRRAKGMFNPEDLVR; from the exons ATGGCTCTCCACGCAGCTGTAAAGGGAAAATTGATCAGCGTCATCGGCGATGag GACACCTGCGTCGGGTTCCTGCTGGGTGGCATCGGAGAAATCAACAAAAACAGACACCCTAACTTCATGGTCGTCGACAAGA acACACCAGTCAGCGAGATTGAAGAGTGCTTCAAGCGTTTCGTCAAGCGAGATGACATCGACATAATCCTGATCAACCAGAACGTCGCTGAGCTGGTGCGTCACGTGATCGACGCTCACACCGCGCCCGTCCCGTCCGTGCTCGAGATCCCCTCCAAGGACCACCCGTATGACGCCAGCAAGGACTCTATCCTACGTCGTGCTAAG gGCATGTTCAACCCAGAAGATTTGGTACGCtaa